The Chitinophaga parva genomic sequence TATGCCAGTGGCCAGTTTTTCCGCAACGTGTACAAGGAGGGTGGGGAAGTTTTCTTTGAAAGGGCCCGCCAGGGCGATGCGCAGGCACTGGCTGCCTTTGCGGAGCTGGGTACCCATATTGGCAACGCCATGAAGACGATCCTTTATACCTATGATCCCGAAATGATCATCCTGGGTGGTTCTATTGCACAAACCTACGATTTCTTCCAGGAAACCATGTGGGCACGCATCCGTACCCTGCAATTTACCAGGACGGTAGAGCGGCTACAGGTCAGGGTTTCCGGCTTAAAACATGCTAATTTGCTGGGCGCTGCCAGCCTGTGGATGGATGCTGCCTTGTAAAGGTAAGCAGCGCGGCATCTGTCCGCTAATTTGCCGGGCACTGCCAGCTTGTGGATGGTGCACTTAATTTACCTGGTGCCGCCAGTCTGCGGGCAGCTGCTGCCCTGCGGGCGTAAGCGCCCGTAACACGGCATCTATCAGCACTTCTATGCGCTGTAATTGCTGGGGAGAATAGTGGATGTACGCCAGGCGGAAAAACTCCTGCCAGGTAAGGGTAGCACCCTCGTGGGAAAGCGTGGAGCCGTCCCGGAACTGGATAAACAGCCGGTTGAACCCCGTCAGCAATTCATAATCACCCTTCATCTGCAGCAGCAGCTTGTGCAGGGGCGGGCAGGGCAGGTGGGCGGCGTGCGGCGCGCGTGCCTGCTGGTAAGCATTCTCCAGCAACACGTAGCTGATCAGCGACGCGGGTAATTTCAGGTAGGCGGCCAGGTAGTCCGTGGTCGTCTTGTCAGGAAGCGGGAGCGGGGGGCAGGTTGTTTTCACACTTATTGGTTTAAAGAAAGTAATGCAATCGGGGCACGCTGGTGCAAACGTGCGCTGTGTATATGAACATGCCAGGAACAATTTTCTACTAAGCAGGAGCTATCTATTGGTACACGCTGGTGGCTCACTCAGATAAGTGATATGGAAAATTTTTGGATGGATGATGGTATCGTGATAAGGACCTTCCCGGGAAAACAACTCCGCTAAGGACGAGAATTTCTCATCCAGGCTGGTTAATTTTTAGTTAACAGGACTTAAATCAAGGGTTATTTTGAGTGAATTTTTTACAAAATGAGGCAACTGGGCCAGCCGGTGCTAAAAAGGCTGGCGATTTGAACGGATAATTACACGTATCAGTTAAACGACTGCCGGAATTCCACGGGAGACTGTTGTGTCTTTGTTTTGAAAAGTTTGCTGAAGGATTGGGGATGCTCAAAGCCCAGTGCATAGGCTATTTCAGCCACGGAGCGGGTAGTGGTGGAGAGTTGTTCTTTTGCCTTTTCAATCAGCTTGTCGTGGATGTGCTGCTGGGTACTTTGCCCGGTAAGTGATTTTAGCAGGCCACTTAAATAGTTAGGCGATACATGCAGCTCCCGCGCCACGTATTGCACGGTGGGCAGGCCCTTGCGCGCCAGGTCGTCATCGTTGAAATAGGCCGTGAGCAAGGCTTCCAGCTTATCCAGGGTTTGATGGTTGCTGATCCGGCGGGTAATGAACTGGCGGTGGTAAAAGCGCTCCGCGTAATGCAGCAGCAGCTCCAGTTGGGAAATAATAATGCCCTGGCTGAATTTGTCGATGTTGGCGTGATATTCCTGCGCAATGTTGTGCACCAGGTTTACCACGGTCTGTTCCTCTTTGTCAGAAAGAAAGAGGGCTTCATGCACGGCGTAGTCAAAATATTCATACTGGCGGATCTGTTTTGCCAGGGGGGTATTCCATAGAAAGTCGGGATGTACGAGCACCAGCCAGCCTTCATGTTTTACATCTGCCGGCGCCTCAATGGCATACACCTGCCCCGGCGATACAAAGAACATAATGCCTTCATCAAAGTCATACACCTGCTGCCCGTAGCGCATTTTGGTACGGGGGCTTCTTTTCAGGGCAATGGAGTAAAACGTTTGCACATAGTTGGTTTCCAGGTCTTCCTGCCTCCACCGGATATCTTCAAAATTAATGACGCTGATCAGCGGGTGCTCCGGTTTGGGGAGCAGCCGTATCTGGTGATATTCCGTGATTGTTTTGATCTGTCGCAGTTTCATAAGGCCATATTCCAATTGTAAAAGTACCATGCGGCGCAGGTAAAAATGTAGCCGGATCTCCCGGGTTTGTAGCCTTTTCTATTTGTACAGCACTTGTTCTGCGGTGTAGTAGGTTTTGCGGCCGCCGTTGGTCTGGATCTCTATTTCTGAGCCGCCAGGGCTGGTGGTTTGCCTGGCATTGTGGATCTTAAAGAAATCCCGTACCTCGCCGGCAATAATGTCCGGGTGGGTTTTGAGGATCGTTTTTTCTGATTGGGTGAGCACTGTTTTAATGGAGTGCTGCAGGTCCTTGATCTTATCCGCTGGTATTTTGCCACCCACGGAAAATGGCGATATGCCCGCGTCCCAGAGTATCTCATCTGCATATGCATTGCCAATGCCACGGATCACGTGCTGGTCCAGCAGGATGTTCTTGATGCTGCTGCGCGTGCCTTCCAGCTTGCTTTTCAGGTAATCCAGGGTAAGCTCCAGCGCATCGGGCACATCGGGTTCTTCAGGATTGAGGGTGGGCAGGGCGGCGCCCATAAAATCCGTCATGGCCAGGCTGCTGCCGTCTTTAAAGTGCAGCTCCAGTACGGTGCCTTTTTCGTGCAGTGCTTCGTTAGAAAAATGCAGGCGGCCCCGCAGCATGAGGTGCAGCCCCAGTACATCTCCCTTTGAAAAGGCAATGCGTAGTTCCTTGCCACTGCGGTACACTTTGCTCACTTTCTGGCCGTGCAGTGTTTCCTGCATGGTCTTTTCAGCGCTGTGCGCTTTTTTAGATGGCACTATTACTTTTTCTACCTGCTTACCTGCCAGGAGCTTTTGCAGGTTATGACTGAATGCTTGCAGATCGGGTAGTTCCGGCATGACTGAATGATTAAAGGTGAATGGTTTGGGTGCATGGTAAACAGACCATGCAGCAATGCTACAACAATCCGGCCATCTCACCATTCACCAATGCATAGACCTGCCTCCTGGCCCGCCTGCCTCCGGCATAGCAAATCTTTCCTTGTAGTCATGCTCCGGGGTACCACAAGCATGCATATTTATGGTAAAGGTGATCAGGCAGGCGATCTACGCCGGTAAAACTTTCTTCATGCGATGAGGGCCTGTGAAGTTATATACGGGAAAAAGACAAATGCCGGGCCAGCAGGAAGCCCGGGTTGAGGAAGGCTGTGGCAAAAGAACAGGGCTGCCGGTGTGGCAGCCCTGTAAAATCAGGTGTTAGAGGGGCGGTATCCTTTAACGGATGTAATGTTAAGAAATTGTACGCTCGCCCCTTTAAAATTTTGACAAACGACTGTAATCGCCGTATGAACAGCCAATTATTGCTTTGTTTCGAGCAATTTGAAGAACTGATCCAGCTGTGGCAGGATCACAATGCGGGTGCGGCGGTTGGCAGCACGGCCCTCGGGAGTGTCGTTGCTGGCTACAGATACATACTCACTGCGGCCGGCGGCGGTGATACGGGCCGGGTCCATTTTGTAGTCGTTCTGCAGGATGCGGGTTACCGCGGTAGCACGTTTCACACTCAGGTCCCAGTTGTCCAGCAGTACGCCATTGTGGTAGGGTACATTATCGGTGTGGCCTTCCACCATGAACTCGATATTGGGCTGGTTGTTCAGTACCATGGCCACTTTACCCAGTACTTCCTTGGCGCGGGGTGTTACCACGTAGCTGCCGCTGGAGAACAGCAGTTTGTCGGAAATGTCGATGAACACTACGCCTTTTTCCACTTTGATATTGATGTCTTTGTCATCCAGGTTGCCAATGGCGCCTTTAAGGTTCATCACCAGGGCCATGTTCAGGGAGTCCTTACGGGCAATTTCAGACTGGAGGTTCTGGATGTAAGAGTCTTTGGAACCGATGTTGTCCAATGATTTCTTGATGCTTTCTGCCTGGGAAGAAGAGATCACAGACAGGTCTTTTAACTGGGTAAGCAACTGGCTGTTGTTGCCTTTAAGGCCTTCCAGTTGTTCCTGGAGGGAAGAGATGCGTGTCTGGTAGGCATGCTCGCGGCGTGCAAATTCAGCGCTGGAGTCTTTACCGTTTTCCTGGCAATGGTTCAACTGTTCCTGGAGTTGCATGTACTTGCCGCTCAATTCACCATATTGCTGCTGGCTGGCCTTCAGCTTTTTACCGGTACCACAGGAAAAAAGCAGGAGGGACGCTGCGCACAGGGGAAGTAGGAATATTTGTTTCATACAAAGAGCATTTGGTTTAAATCGTTGCCCCCACAAGTGCCAAAATCAGGCCACTTTAGGAAGAGGCTGATATTCATTCATGTATATTTGGTGAGGGGATTTAGGTTTAACGTTTTGTTAGGGAAGCCGCGCTGGTTTCACCCCTCGGCGTATAGTTTATGCTGCCGTGAAGCCATTTTTTTGCCGGTGCCAAACGGAGCAATGCCTACACGCGCTGCAGCGCTTTGTACCCCAGGCACAGCATCAGCGCATCTTCCACTATGCCCGCTACGCCATCTGGTATTTTTGTATGCTTTGTAAGCCGGGTGCGGGTATACCATAACAAATAAGCGGCACCCAGCGCAGTGGCACTGCCTATCAAGGCGCCCACCCATGCCTTTTGTTGTAACTGCTTACCCACCTGCGCGCCGGCCAGTCCGCCTGAAATGCCGCGGCCTATCAGGCCTAAAGGTTTTATGCGGTCGGGGGCCAGGGGCATCTTGTCACCAATCAGCTCCCCGGCGGAGAGGATGGTCCAGATGCCCGCTTTGGTGATGCGGGGTTGGGAGATACCTGTTTTTTCGTTCTTGTCTTTCTGCGCTTGCAGGTGGCGGCTTACCAGCGTGGGTGCCAGCATGGCGCGGGAGCCTGCTACCACGCCCAGGCTTGCAATAGTGAGGGTGTCAGATAACGTTAACTTGCTCATGAGGATCAGTTTAAGACATACGCCATAAAACGATGCCAAACACAAAAGGGCTTTGTGCCTGGCACGATTCCTCGGTTACATCCGTGGCCGTATTCACTGCGGGGCTATTTTCGCTATTGTACCGGAGGCGGCTGATTGCGCACTACCTGCCAAACGGCGCAAAGTTGGAAAACAGTTGCCCTGTCTCAGCAATGCTGGCCGCAGGCACATACTCGCTGCAAGCGCTATATTTTTCCCACATGGCCAGCACTGCGGGGTTCGTGTGTGCGGCATCTATCGCTGCCTGGGAGATCCATTCAAATACTTCTATGATGGTGCCATCTGCGGCTTTCATCATAATTGAAGGCCGGTCTGTTACCAGGTGTTCACTTTTTAGCGTGGGCAGGTGTGTGTGCATCAGGGCCTCCAGTTCGGCAGCTTTGCCGGGCAGGGGACGATAGCAGGCAATTACAATTCTTGACATATCAGGAGTGGTTTGTATGCAGTGCACGGTTATGCCTGTTTGTTGGCGCGGATCATTTCGTTATACGTTTGCCGGTGCAGCATGGCCGTTACCGTCTGGGCAATGCGTTTGCCCAGCGTGGCCTCGGTTTTGGCGCTGTCTATCCATTTTGAAAAATACATTTGGTGGGAGCGGGGCAAGGTGTTGAAAAAGGCCAGTGCCGCCGGCTCATCCTGCAGGCATTCCAGTAGCAAGGTATTCACTTGCTGGGGCGTGGCGTCCGCGGTCATTTGTACCTGCACTGTGGCGCCCGTGCCCTTGCCAATGGCCTTACGGATGTCGGCCTTGAGGGGCAGGATGAAGTCGCCCTCACCCATGGGCAGGAGGGCTGCCTGCGCAATGGCGTGCTGGTCTACTTTACCCTTTACCCGGAAGGATTTGCGCATGCCGGGTTGCAGTTGCTCCGCCATAGCGGCGGGTATCGTGATATAACGCCAGCCGGTTTTCTCGCCCATGGCGCCAAACTGCTGGATGACAGCGGTAAAACGGATCATGCCGTTAAGGTACAAAAAAGGCTGTAATTAGCCATGAGCTTGCATTGCGTGGCATAGTTTTCGTAAAATAGTTGAAGGAAACCATCATTCATCACGCTTAAATTATTTTATTATGAAAGACAATACGATCGGCAGCCAGGGTTTACAACAAGGTGGTAAAGAGCTGGGCAATGACTACAGCCGGGATCTTACCCGTGAAAAACAGGAAAGTGAAACCGCCAAGATCATAGTAGAAAAAGGCCAGAAGAAAACAAACAAGAAAACGCCGGTAGAACGCAATGGTGAACGCCACCGCTAACTGCAAAAAAATAACATCCATTCCCCTTGAAAGCCGTTCCATCCATATGGGACGGCTTTTTGTTGCAATGGCTAAAATATTGACAGGCAGGGAGAAAAAAATATTAGGTGTATAATCCACCTTTTTACCTATCTTGTTTAAACATTTGGTGCTTGGTACTTAGCTTTTTTACCACGTTATGCTGTTATGAATTATGCCACGATGCCGGAAGCGAGCCTTTGGCAAGCGTTTAAGCAAAGCGATGCCCAGGCGTTGAGTGAGATTTACGAACGCTTCGTCAATGAATTGTATAACTATGGCTATCATTTTGTGATGGATGCTGCCCAGGTGCAGGACGCCATCCAGGATGTTTTTGCTGATCTGTGGCGTACCCGGGAACAACTTTCTGACACCACTTCCATTAAATATTATCTCTTCTGCTGCCTGCGCCGCCGTTTGGTCCGGCTCCGGGAAACGGACGCCCGCACTACCCTCTGGGTGGAAGATGGGCAGCACGACCCACACACGGAATCTGCCGAGCATGTGATGATCAAGGTGGAAGAATCTGTGCAGCAGATGAAACGCCTGCAACAGGCCATTGCCACCTTGCCGTTTCGCCAGCAGGAGGTGATCCGGTTGCGCTTTTATGACGATTTTTCCTGGGCTGAGATTGCGGGCATCCTGCAGATCAATGAGCAGTCCGTGCGGAATCTCGTTCAGCGGGCGGTCCTTAAATTAAGGACCATTTGCTGAATCGATTTAGGTCCCTTACCAGATCACCTTCTCCGTCTCTTACTCCTTCTTCTTCTCGTTTTCCTTACCCGCCTTGCCTATTAATTCCAACGTGCGTTCATAGGGATTGCCCTCCAGGCTTTCGTGGCCGGGAACAATGATCCTGGCCGATGGGAACTTTGCTTCCGTTTTCCGGATGGAAGCCGGCCAGGCCTGCAGGTCGGCATCGCCGGTATAGCCTATGCTGGTAGCCAGGCCGCTTTTGAGAAAGCATCCGGCAAAGAGTACCTGGTCCTCCGGCAGCCATACTACAATGTTATCCGTGGTGTGGCCGGGGCCGGGATAAAAGGTTTGTATGCGCGTACCGCCAAAGCGGAAAGTGGTGTCTTTGGAAAAAGCGTGGGCCGGGGCAGCCTTGCCGTTAGCTGCGCACAGTGCCACGGTTTGTGCGCTGGCGTAAGTAGGAATGCCGCGCGCTGCCAGGGCTTTTATGCCCCCTACGCGGTCCGCATGCCAGTGGGTGCTGATGCAGGCCACTACTTTTTCATGAAAGCGGGCCTCCAGCTGGTTTACCAGCGTGTCTGCCTGCTCATCGTCCCAGGGA encodes the following:
- a CDS encoding YdeI/OmpD-associated family protein, with protein sequence MIRFTAVIQQFGAMGEKTGWRYITIPAAMAEQLQPGMRKSFRVKGKVDQHAIAQAALLPMGEGDFILPLKADIRKAIGKGTGATVQVQMTADATPQQVNTLLLECLQDEPAALAFFNTLPRSHQMYFSKWIDSAKTEATLGKRIAQTVTAMLHRQTYNEMIRANKQA
- a CDS encoding RNA polymerase sigma factor translates to MNYATMPEASLWQAFKQSDAQALSEIYERFVNELYNYGYHFVMDAAQVQDAIQDVFADLWRTREQLSDTTSIKYYLFCCLRRRLVRLRETDARTTLWVEDGQHDPHTESAEHVMIKVEESVQQMKRLQQAIATLPFRQQEVIRLRFYDDFSWAEIAGILQINEQSVRNLVQRAVLKLRTIC
- a CDS encoding OmpA family protein gives rise to the protein MKQIFLLPLCAASLLLFSCGTGKKLKASQQQYGELSGKYMQLQEQLNHCQENGKDSSAEFARREHAYQTRISSLQEQLEGLKGNNSQLLTQLKDLSVISSSQAESIKKSLDNIGSKDSYIQNLQSEIARKDSLNMALVMNLKGAIGNLDDKDINIKVEKGVVFIDISDKLLFSSGSYVVTPRAKEVLGKVAMVLNNQPNIEFMVEGHTDNVPYHNGVLLDNWDLSVKRATAVTRILQNDYKMDPARITAAGRSEYVSVASNDTPEGRAANRRTRIVILPQLDQFFKLLETKQ
- the bla gene encoding subclass B1 metallo-beta-lactamase is translated as MKKLLLLPMLLLAGHALAQRDSATLVEISPLKGHSYLYVTYGKPDDKTWYPANSLFVRTPAGIVLLDTPWDDEQADTLVNQLEARFHEKVVACISTHWHADRVGGIKALAARGIPTYASAQTVALCAANGKAAPAHAFSKDTTFRFGGTRIQTFYPGPGHTTDNIVVWLPEDQVLFAGCFLKSGLATSIGYTGDADLQAWPASIRKTEAKFPSARIIVPGHESLEGNPYERTLELIGKAGKENEKKKE
- a CDS encoding DNA-formamidopyrimidine glycosylase family protein — its product is MPELPDLQAFSHNLQKLLAGKQVEKVIVPSKKAHSAEKTMQETLHGQKVSKVYRSGKELRIAFSKGDVLGLHLMLRGRLHFSNEALHEKGTVLELHFKDGSSLAMTDFMGAALPTLNPEEPDVPDALELTLDYLKSKLEGTRSSIKNILLDQHVIRGIGNAYADEILWDAGISPFSVGGKIPADKIKDLQHSIKTVLTQSEKTILKTHPDIIAGEVRDFFKIHNARQTTSPGGSEIEIQTNGGRKTYYTAEQVLYK
- a CDS encoding helix-turn-helix domain-containing protein translates to MKLRQIKTITEYHQIRLLPKPEHPLISVINFEDIRWRQEDLETNYVQTFYSIALKRSPRTKMRYGQQVYDFDEGIMFFVSPGQVYAIEAPADVKHEGWLVLVHPDFLWNTPLAKQIRQYEYFDYAVHEALFLSDKEEQTVVNLVHNIAQEYHANIDKFSQGIIISQLELLLHYAERFYHRQFITRRISNHQTLDKLEALLTAYFNDDDLARKGLPTVQYVARELHVSPNYLSGLLKSLTGQSTQQHIHDKLIEKAKEQLSTTTRSVAEIAYALGFEHPQSFSKLFKTKTQQSPVEFRQSFN